The Klebsiella sp. RHBSTW-00484 genome includes a window with the following:
- the nfuA gene encoding Fe-S biogenesis protein NfuA, with protein MIRISDAAQAHFAKLLVNQEEGTQIRVFVINPGTPNAECGVSYCPPDAVEDTDTALKFEQLTAYVDELSAPYLDDAEIDFVTDQLGSQLTLKAPNAKMRKVSDDAPLMERVEYLLQSQINPQLAGHGGRVTLMEITDDGLAILQFGGGCNGCSMVDVTLKEGIEKQMLNEFPELKGVRDLTEHQRGEHSYY; from the coding sequence ATGATCCGTATTTCCGATGCTGCACAAGCGCACTTTGCCAAACTGCTGGTAAATCAGGAAGAAGGGACACAAATTCGCGTATTTGTGATCAATCCCGGTACCCCAAACGCTGAGTGCGGCGTTTCCTACTGCCCACCGGATGCGGTGGAAGACACCGATACTGCGCTGAAGTTTGAGCAACTGACCGCTTATGTCGATGAGCTTAGCGCGCCGTACCTCGACGACGCTGAAATCGATTTTGTTACCGACCAGTTAGGCTCTCAGCTGACGCTGAAAGCGCCAAACGCCAAGATGCGCAAGGTTTCAGACGATGCCCCGCTGATGGAGCGCGTCGAATACCTGCTGCAATCGCAGATTAACCCGCAGCTGGCCGGTCACGGCGGGCGCGTCACGCTGATGGAAATCACCGACGATGGCCTGGCGATCCTGCAATTCGGCGGCGGCTGTAATGGCTGTTCGATGGTCGATGTAACCCTGAAAGAAGGGATCGAGAAGCAGATGCTGAACGAATTCCCGGAACTGAAAGGCGTACGCGATCTGACCGAACACCAGCGCGGCGAGCACTCCTACTATTAA
- the prlC gene encoding oligopeptidase A translates to MTNPLLTPFLLPPFSAIQPEHVVPAVTKALDDCRAAVETAVAQGAPYTWENLCQPLAEVDDVLGRIFSPVSHLNSVKNSPELREAYEQTLPLLSEYSTWVGQHEGLYKAYRDLRDGDHYATLNTAQKKAVDNALRDFELSGIGLEKEQQKRYGEIAARLSELGNQYSNNVLDATMGWTKLVTDEAELSGMPESALAAAKAQAEAKEQEGYLLTLDIPSYLPVMTYCDNQALREELYRAYSTRASDQGPNAGKWDNSPVMAEILALRHELAQLLGFDSYADKSLATKMAENPQQVLDFLTDLAKRARPQGEKELAQLRAFAKAEFGVDELQPWDIAYYSEKQKQHLYSISDEQLRPYFPENKAVNGLFEVVQRIYGITAKERTDVDVWHPEVRFFELYDENNELRGSFYLDLYAREHKRGGAWMDDCVGQMRKLDGSLQKPVAYLTCNFNRPVSGKPALFTHDEVITLFHEFGHGLHHMLTRIDTAGVSGISGVPWDAVELPSQFMENWCWEPDALAFISGHYETGEPLPKELLEKMLAAKNYQAAMFILRQLEFGLFDFRLHAEFQPEQGAKILETLAEIKKQVALIPGPSWGRFPHAFSHIFAGGYAAGYYSYLWADVLAADAFSRFEEEGIFNRETGQSFLDNILTRGGSEEPMTLFKRFRGREPQLDAMLEHYGIKS, encoded by the coding sequence ATGACCAATCCATTACTGACGCCTTTTTTATTGCCCCCTTTCTCTGCTATCCAACCTGAACATGTCGTCCCCGCGGTCACCAAAGCGCTGGATGATTGCCGGGCGGCGGTAGAGACCGCGGTGGCGCAAGGGGCGCCGTACACCTGGGAAAATCTTTGCCAGCCGCTGGCGGAGGTGGACGACGTGCTGGGGCGCATTTTTTCCCCGGTCAGCCACCTGAACTCGGTTAAAAACAGCCCGGAACTGCGCGAAGCCTACGAACAAACCCTGCCGCTGCTCTCCGAGTACAGCACCTGGGTTGGGCAACATGAAGGTCTGTACAAAGCGTACCGCGATCTGCGTGATGGCGATCATTACGCCACCCTGAACACCGCGCAGAAAAAAGCGGTCGATAACGCGCTGCGTGATTTTGAACTTTCTGGTATTGGCCTGGAGAAAGAGCAGCAGAAACGCTATGGCGAAATCGCCGCGCGCCTGTCCGAGCTGGGCAACCAGTACAGCAACAACGTGCTCGACGCCACTATGGGTTGGACGAAGCTGGTGACCGATGAAGCCGAACTTTCCGGGATGCCGGAAAGCGCGCTGGCCGCCGCCAAAGCGCAGGCTGAAGCCAAGGAGCAGGAAGGGTATCTGCTAACGCTGGATATCCCGAGCTATCTGCCGGTGATGACTTATTGCGACAATCAAGCGCTGCGTGAAGAGCTGTATCGCGCTTACTCCACCCGCGCTTCTGACCAGGGGCCAAACGCCGGGAAGTGGGACAACAGCCCGGTGATGGCGGAAATCCTTGCCCTGCGCCACGAGCTGGCGCAGCTGCTGGGCTTCGATAGCTATGCCGATAAATCACTCGCCACCAAAATGGCGGAAAACCCGCAGCAGGTACTCGACTTCCTGACCGACCTGGCCAAACGTGCGCGTCCCCAGGGTGAGAAAGAGCTGGCCCAACTGCGCGCCTTCGCTAAAGCCGAATTTGGCGTTGATGAACTTCAGCCGTGGGATATCGCATACTACAGCGAAAAGCAGAAACAGCATCTGTACAGCATCAGCGACGAGCAGCTGCGTCCGTACTTCCCGGAAAACAAAGCCGTTAACGGCCTGTTCGAAGTGGTTCAACGTATTTATGGTATTACCGCCAAAGAGCGTACCGATGTTGACGTCTGGCATCCGGAGGTGCGTTTCTTCGAGCTGTATGACGAAAACAACGAACTGCGCGGCAGCTTCTACCTCGATCTCTACGCTCGTGAACACAAACGCGGCGGGGCGTGGATGGATGATTGCGTCGGCCAGATGCGCAAGCTTGATGGTTCGCTGCAAAAACCGGTTGCCTATCTGACCTGTAACTTTAACCGTCCGGTCAGCGGCAAACCGGCGCTGTTTACCCACGATGAAGTGATTACCCTGTTCCATGAGTTCGGCCATGGTCTGCATCATATGCTGACCCGCATCGATACCGCCGGGGTTTCCGGCATCAGCGGTGTGCCGTGGGATGCGGTCGAACTGCCGAGCCAGTTTATGGAAAACTGGTGCTGGGAGCCGGACGCGCTGGCGTTTATCTCCGGTCACTATGAAACCGGCGAGCCGTTGCCAAAAGAACTGCTGGAGAAAATGTTGGCGGCGAAAAACTACCAGGCGGCGATGTTTATCCTGCGCCAGCTGGAGTTCGGCCTTTTCGACTTCCGCCTGCATGCGGAGTTCCAGCCAGAGCAGGGGGCTAAAATCCTCGAAACGCTGGCGGAAATTAAAAAGCAAGTTGCGCTGATCCCTGGACCGTCATGGGGCCGCTTCCCGCACGCCTTCAGCCATATTTTTGCTGGTGGCTACGCAGCGGGTTACTACAGCTACCTGTGGGCCGACGTGCTGGCAGCGGACGCCTTCTCGCGCTTCGAAGAAGAGGGGATTTTCAACCGCGAAACCGGTCAGTCGTTCCTCGACAACATCCTGACCCGCGGCGGTTCTGAAGAGCCGATGACGTTGTTCAAACGCTTCCGTGGCCGCGAGCCGCAGCTGGATGCGATGCTTGAGCATTACGGTATTAAGAGTTAA
- the rsmJ gene encoding 16S rRNA (guanine(1516)-N(2))-methyltransferase RsmJ — protein sequence MKICLIDETGAGDGALSVLAVRWGLEHDENNLMALVMTPEHLELRKRDEPKLGGIFVDFVGGAMAHRRKFGGGRGEAVAKAVGIKGDYLPDVVDATAGLGRDAFVLASVGCHVRMLERNPVVAALLDDGLARGYADVEIGPWLQERLQLIHASSLTALTDITPRPQVVYLDPMFPHKQKSALVKKEMRVFQSLVGPDLDADGLLEPARLLATKRVVVKRPDYAPPLADVATPNAVATKGHRFDIYAGTPE from the coding sequence GTGAAAATCTGTTTAATTGATGAAACGGGCGCCGGAGACGGCGCCTTATCTGTTCTTGCCGTCCGCTGGGGGCTGGAGCACGATGAAAATAACCTAATGGCGCTGGTGATGACGCCAGAGCATCTGGAACTGCGCAAACGCGATGAGCCGAAGCTTGGCGGCATTTTCGTCGATTTTGTTGGTGGGGCGATGGCCCATCGACGCAAGTTCGGCGGCGGTCGCGGTGAAGCGGTAGCGAAAGCGGTTGGTATTAAGGGCGATTACCTGCCGGATGTGGTCGATGCGACGGCGGGGCTGGGGCGCGATGCGTTCGTTCTCGCCTCTGTGGGTTGCCATGTGCGGATGCTGGAACGCAATCCGGTGGTTGCCGCGCTGCTCGACGATGGCCTGGCGCGTGGCTATGCCGATGTGGAAATTGGCCCGTGGTTGCAGGAGCGTTTGCAGCTGATTCACGCCTCCAGCCTGACGGCGCTCACTGATATTACTCCGCGTCCGCAGGTGGTTTACCTCGACCCGATGTTCCCACATAAGCAGAAAAGTGCATTGGTGAAGAAAGAGATGCGGGTGTTTCAGTCGCTGGTGGGGCCGGATTTAGATGCTGATGGCCTACTGGAACCTGCTCGTCTGTTGGCGACCAAACGCGTGGTGGTGAAGCGCCCGGATTACGCGCCGCCGCTGGCGGACGTGGCGACGCCGAATGCGGTGGCCACCAAAGGCCACCGGTTTGATATTTACGCTGGTACGCCGGAGTAA
- the gntT gene encoding gluconate transporter: protein MPLVIVAIGVALLLLLMIRFKMNGFIALVLVALAVGLMQGMPLDKVIVSIKNGVGGTLGSLALIMGFGAMLGKMLADCGGAQRIATTLIDKFGKQHIQWAVVLTGFTVGFALFYEVGFVLMLPLVFTIAASARIPLLYVGVPMAAALSVTHGFLPPHPGPTAIATIFHADMGKTLLFGTILAIPTVILAGPVYARFLKGIDKPIPEGLHNPKTFTEEEMPGFGVSVWTSLVPVILMAMRAVAEMVLPKGHAFLPVAEFFGDPVMATLIAVLIALFTFGLNRGRSMDQINETLTSSIKIIAMMLLIIGGGGAFKQVLVDSGMDKYIASIMHESNMSPLFMAWSIAAVLRIALGSATVAAITAGGIAAPLIATTGVSPELMVIAVGSGSVIFSHVNDPGFWLFKEYFNLTIGETIRSWSVLETIISVCGLIGCLLLGMVV, encoded by the coding sequence ATGCCATTAGTCATCGTTGCTATCGGGGTTGCCCTGTTATTGTTGCTGATGATCCGTTTCAAAATGAACGGTTTTATCGCTCTGGTTCTGGTGGCGCTTGCCGTCGGGCTCATGCAGGGTATGCCGCTGGATAAAGTTATCGTCTCCATCAAGAACGGCGTTGGCGGAACCCTCGGCAGCCTCGCGCTGATCATGGGCTTCGGCGCTATGCTCGGTAAAATGCTGGCGGACTGCGGCGGTGCGCAGCGTATCGCCACCACGCTAATTGACAAATTTGGTAAACAACACATCCAATGGGCAGTCGTGCTAACCGGTTTTACCGTCGGCTTCGCGCTGTTCTATGAAGTGGGTTTCGTGTTGATGCTGCCGCTGGTCTTTACCATCGCTGCGTCCGCCCGCATCCCGCTGCTATACGTCGGTGTACCGATGGCGGCCGCGCTTTCCGTTACCCACGGCTTCCTGCCTCCGCACCCGGGTCCGACGGCGATTGCCACCATTTTCCATGCCGATATGGGTAAAACCCTGCTGTTCGGTACGATTCTGGCGATCCCGACCGTGATTTTGGCCGGTCCGGTTTACGCACGCTTCCTGAAAGGCATCGATAAGCCGATTCCGGAAGGCCTGCATAACCCGAAAACGTTCACTGAAGAAGAGATGCCGGGTTTTGGCGTCAGCGTCTGGACTTCTCTGGTGCCGGTTATTCTGATGGCGATGCGTGCGGTAGCCGAGATGGTGCTGCCGAAAGGTCATGCTTTCCTGCCGGTTGCTGAGTTCTTTGGCGACCCGGTGATGGCAACGCTGATTGCGGTGCTGATCGCGCTGTTCACCTTTGGCCTCAACCGCGGCCGTTCGATGGACCAGATCAACGAAACGCTGACCTCTTCTATCAAAATTATTGCCATGATGCTGCTGATCATCGGCGGCGGCGGTGCCTTCAAACAGGTGCTGGTCGATAGCGGGATGGACAAATACATCGCCTCTATTATGCATGAATCCAATATGTCTCCGCTGTTTATGGCCTGGTCGATTGCTGCGGTACTGCGTATTGCGCTGGGTTCGGCGACCGTTGCCGCTATTACCGCAGGCGGTATTGCTGCACCGTTGATCGCGACTACCGGCGTGAGTCCTGAACTGATGGTTATCGCCGTTGGTTCCGGTAGCGTTATCTTCTCTCACGTCAACGATCCGGGCTTCTGGCTGTTTAAAGAGTACTTCAACCTGACTATCGGCGAGACCATCAGGTCGTGGTCGGTGCTGGAAACCATTATCTCCGTGTGCGGTCTGATTGGCTGCCTGCTGTTGGGGATGGTGGTGTAA
- the gntX gene encoding DNA utilization protein GntX has translation MLTAHSLCWLCQMPLAIARWGICSRCAASLLASEPLCPQCGLPAQAGLLPCGRCLQKPPPWQRLVAVNDYRSPLSGMIHQLKFSKRPELAPALARLLLLRIHQSRGLPKPDRIISVPLWQRRQWRRGFNQSDLLCRPLARWMGCAWRSDALTRQRRTATQHQLSARLRKQNLKNAFQLELSVRGHHIAIVDDVVTTGSTVAEISRLLLRNGAATVQVWCICRTL, from the coding sequence ATGCTAACAGCACACAGCTTATGCTGGCTATGCCAAATGCCGCTGGCCATCGCCCGCTGGGGGATCTGCTCGCGATGCGCTGCATCGTTGCTGGCGTCTGAGCCGCTCTGTCCTCAGTGTGGGCTACCTGCTCAGGCAGGCCTGCTGCCGTGCGGTCGCTGCCTGCAAAAACCGCCGCCGTGGCAGCGGCTGGTGGCGGTGAATGACTATCGATCGCCGCTGAGCGGGATGATTCACCAGCTGAAATTCAGCAAACGACCAGAGCTAGCTCCGGCGCTGGCGCGTCTTCTGCTGTTGCGTATTCATCAGAGCAGGGGGCTTCCCAAACCAGATAGAATTATCAGCGTGCCGCTCTGGCAGCGTCGTCAGTGGAGGCGGGGTTTTAATCAGAGCGATCTGCTGTGCCGCCCGCTGGCGCGTTGGATGGGCTGTGCCTGGCGTAGCGATGCGCTCACTCGCCAGCGTCGTACCGCCACCCAGCATCAGCTCAGCGCCAGATTGCGCAAACAGAACCTGAAAAACGCCTTTCAGCTTGAATTGTCGGTACGGGGTCACCATATCGCCATTGTGGATGATGTCGTCACAACCGGAAGCACCGTCGCCGAGATATCCCGCCTGCTTTTGCGAAACGGCGCCGCGACGGTTCAGGTATGGTGTATATGCCGTACCTTGTAG